Genomic window (Nilaparvata lugens isolate BPH chromosome 7, ASM1435652v1, whole genome shotgun sequence):
AGAGTAGATcttataaataatgtattaaaatcTTCATACAATATTAGGCTATATTTGTCAATGTGGTAGAATATAagagtaatatatttataaattaagttATAAATTTCATTGTTTCTTACAAGAAATGTTAGCCTacaataaataatctatcaattaGGGTGGAGTTATAAACATTTTTCCAACACTGTTTTCCACTTTAAATTCTTCTAATGGTATCTTCAGACATACCGTGTCTGCTCAAGCTCATAACATTGCTGATTGTGTGTTATTAAACATAATATACCTCATATTATAATTCATACTCTCCTTTAATAATAGTAATCAACTTTAAATATCACTTGTAGCATTACCATCAATTTCccttaaattttaaatatatttcctcagattaaatttcaattaatatttaatttatttgattgGTTATTGTGTAGGCCAATCCAATCTTAAAAATATTACTAATACTataatcatcaataattataacaaaacAATTTAGAATTGAAATCAAATTAAAGCGGATATCAGTACGTTAAGCAGAAGTAATTAACTATTGGAATTAATGTAGAGTTGCAAGCTCAACTACTCAAAAATACGAATTGAGCTTAAAACGAAGTTGATCGCCACAACAAGATTATTCTAGCAAGAATGAGATCCTTTAGCAAGATTATTCTAGTTGTACTTGATGATACAAGTACCAAGAAGTAGAGTTGTTCTACTGCAATATAGGAAAAAAGACCCAATTCCTTTTCAGTACAAATTAAAGCATTAGGAAATAtcttattcatttaataaatacTTGCCATAGGCTATTTTAAAATAACACTGACAATCGTTATACATATTTCAATacacataataattatacataacttcatacaaacaatattcataataatttaaaatatcaattaaaaGATTAATCAGCCTTCATATAGTATATTGATACTACTATAGGCTACAACTATATCAGCCTTCAAATGACTATATATGCATCTCGCTAGCAACCATTCATTCACCCCATAGTCCTATAGACTGAGAATCCCTTATATTTTCTGGGAAGAAGTATTTTCTTCCTCTCATAAGTATTATTCAAAAGTCATGATCCTACTAGTAAAACTATTTAAATGGTATCAGCAAAGAGGTAAATAAATATCCATTTAAAAGGAAAGTGATTGTAAAGGAAAGCGTATATATGACTTTCTCGCCTACAATAAATTCCATCCCTGCGGAAATGTTAAATGGtggaattaaaattcattcgtTTAGCTGTGCTGAAAGGAGTAGTCCGTCAGACTCAGATTTTGTTGTTAGGGACTGTATATTTATGTCGATCACTGACAAACGTGAGAGAAGTTAAATATCTAGgtgttttaatagatcaacatCTGAAGTGGAATGCACATATTGATAATAtgtgtaaaaaatgaaatatattgttcacAAATTCTACAGATTGAGCAGTgttggaaatttaaaattattgatgatgGTCTATTCAGCTTATGCCCAATCCATATTTCAGTATGGTATAAGGGTTTGGGGAGTGCCTTAGAcactcatttcaataaaatatgtgTGATTCAGAGGCACATACTAAAAGCTGCTCTCCAAAGGCCGAGACGATATCACAGTCACTTACTTTATGAATAATTCCCGGTTCTGACAGTGAGACAActctatataaaaaatttaatactttatatCAATAGATCCAAAAATACTTTCACTCCATACTTTCCAGCTTACAATTTCAGATCGCCATCAAATTACCGTGTTTCCAGGACAGACCTAATAGTATGCCGTAGACAGTTCCCCTATgtagtaaataaattgattaacctGTTAcccgaaaatttaattttcgatAGCATCACTAAATAAagtacaaaaaataattgattggattaaatcaacaaatgtttttcacctaattcacaacacaatttgattttttttctctagTATTGCCATCAAACTTACATACAGtatatatatttgtgttttcccCACTTTCACCTTGATTGAATTGTATACTTATACTATTATAGTTTAGCTTACCTTGTtgaatcaaagtttttctattggaAGTAATAGTATCATTTTCTGTTTTGGTACTCGTCACCGGCACTCAAACAGTGGTTTTGCTGGTTTCGCcgaattagtatattattatgttaaaaaaattatacttcttattctaaaatatttctttttgtaatctgtattcatttgtgaatattttttgtaaggcaatacaaatttgaattgatttgattgtaATCTTCCTCTTGAATCAATTACTTGTGTCATGACATAGCTCCTAAATAACATTGTCACAATTTGTCTGCTCAGCCTTTATCACTTTTCTTATAGCGTTCTCATTCCATTAAAAGCTTCCAGGCCACGCCTTTCTGATGAAGAAGTCTAACAGCAAACTATCCCATAAACATGGCTGCCAATTGTGTTGAGAAACAACCAGTAAACAACTCGTCCCAGTTCTATGCTGAACCTCATctcaaatcttgaagtaccccaTTAATCTGTATAGTATTTGAGGCGCCAACATTATATTCAAACACTAATCGACTTATCGATTACTCCAGCAAGGACACAATTTgctctcatttatttatttgttattacTTTTAtggtaaataaatttatttgaatttttagtGTGttggtgtgtttgtgtgtgtttgtgtgtgtttgtgtgtgtgtatgattaataattttcactccataaatatcattactatattcCAGAAACTTTTGATTGAGACTTATTGAACCTACTGTACTTATTAGTTTGAGATTGTTCATTTTTTGGATAGCTATATTATTATCTTCCATAGggtttttaaaatatgaaattatataTACTAGCTTGAAAAATACTTAAATAATACAGcttgtatatataaatattttttttaaataggtctTCGATCTCATCCATTGTTAACagccattttttaatttcttttttgagTTTTAGATAGCATGTTTGCTTTCTTGCCACGATTGGtatgttgttgaatattttagggGCTACATAGGAATAAAATCTACGAAAGCATTCTTTGTTTGGTTTTGGGGGAAGTAGACTTCCCGCTGAACGGAGTCCACAAGTTTCCCGCCGTGGATTGACAAGGTGTCCACTCCTATTGTAAAAAGTTAGTAATACTTTATAGAAGTACAGGTATCTCAAAGGCAAAAGGCCCCATTCCCTGAACAGCGGCAGTGAACTTGTTAAGCGAGGTTTGTTTGCTATAGTGCGAATTATGTATTTTTGCCCAGTTAAGATTGGTTTTAAAACAGAAAAGTATGCACCTCCCCAAACCGTTATTCCGTATTGCAGCCTGCTCTCGACAAGTGCAAAATATAGCGTTCTCAGCAAGTGCTTAGGGCAGAGTTTGcggatgaaatataattttctacatGTCACCCTTAACTCTTCTCTCAATTTTTGTATGTGGTGTGCCCAGCTGAGCTTGGAATCGATTATTACGCCTAAGTATTTTACAGACTCAGACTCCTCAATTCTGTCACAGTTGCAGTCTATGTCAAGATTTTTGCACTTATCGGTATGAGAGGGAATAGCTAGAGGTTGTGTGTTTTCTGCTTTAGATTTTAGTTGGAAGACGATAATTTTTGACTTTTTAGCGTTGATCTCGAGGGAGTTAATTTGAAACCACAGGTTCAAACGGCGTACATCGCTTGTAATCATTTGGGTCAGCTGAGTCTTAGTTTCAGCGCAGTAGCTCagagctgtgtcatcagcaaatgctGTCAGCGATCCAATAAGGTTTCCTTCGCAcaaatcatttatatagatCAGGAATAATTCGGCTGATAATCCTGATCCCTGCGGAACGCCACAGGATGAGTATCTCTTGGAGCTTAATGCGTCACCTACTCTCACTTGCTGCGATCTGTCCGCAAGGAAACTTGCAAACCATTTGTTACATACTCCCCTTATGCCGgcgttattcattttatttattagaattttatgtTCTACTGTGTCATATGCCTTccttatatcaataaataaacttgcACATTTTTTACTATTATTCACACCATTGTATATTTCTGACGTTAGTTTGAGCATAGCATCTTCAGTGTTACGTCCTTTCTGAAAACCGAattgatttttactgaaaaatttattctttgATAAGAAACTAACTAGCCTAACTCGTACCAGCCTTTCCAATAATTTGGCAAAAACTGACAAAAGTGCAATGGGTCTATAGTTGTTGGGGTTTTTTCTATCTCCTGATTTGAATAATGGTATGATTATTGCAGTTTTTAGTTGTGTAGGGTAAATACCAGAGCTCAGACTTAGATTATATAAATACGTCAGTACGTCAGCCAGGTGTTCTATCATACTCTTCAACAACTCAGCTCTAATATTGTCAAATCCAGGAGCTTTTCTTGATTTCATTGACATGGCTGTTGCTTTGACCTCTGAGACTGTAATAGGAAAAAAGACCATCGAACCTGGATATTTTACTTGTTGAGGAAATAGCTTGTCTACTAATTCTGAATTCCTTGGTTCCAGAGGGCCCTCCCCATCTAAAGCATTTCTTGTGGATGATACTAGAGCAAAGTGTTTATTGAGTTCATCGGCAATTCCAACCTCGTCCTCGATCGCTTCCCCATTATTATTGACAATTTGCTTTATTTTCTCGTCGCTTTTATTTTCCCCGATTAATGAATTTAACAATTTCCAGCTATCTTTAGAGTTACCTCCCAAATTGTTAAATGTATCCTGAAAATATTTACTTTTGGAATCGTCTATATCAGCTTTTAATTTATCTCTGTATTGTTTGTAGTGATTATTTAATCTGATATTATGTggttgtttttttgtttttttatacagtttattttttatttcaactcgATTTAGTAAATTGGAGGTCAGCCACGGTTTGTGTTCGTTTAATTTCCGCGCCTTTATGAGTTTATCAGAGCTAACAGCATTGATACAATCCTTAAAAATTTCGATAAACTGATTGAAAGCAAGGTCTACCTGTGATTGATTATAAACGCTAGTCCAGTCAACCTCTTGTAGCCTGATGGAAAGCGCTTGATAATCAATCTTCCTAATTTTCTTGTTATTCCTAGCCTGAGATAATGACTGATTTAGTCTATTTGTACATAGGTTAAGATATAATTCAATAGTGCAGTGGTCGGTAATTCCGTTATTGCAAACATTAGTTGTTGGATTGAAACTATTTTTAGTGGCTGTATATCTAAAGAAAAGGTGATCTATGCATGTATTTGATGTGTTAGAAATTCGTGTGGGCTCATTCACATATGACATGAATCCAAAGCTTGACATAATAAAGTTGTACTCTTCAGTTTGTATGTCATCTTCAAGAAGGTCGATATTTATATCACCGGTGAAGATAACATTTTCCTCATTTCCTAACGCTGATAGCAAAACTTTTATCTCATCAAAGAACAAATTCCTAGGCAATGAATGAAATCTATACAATGCAATGATGCTCAGTTTAACATTATCAATAGTGAGATTAACTTTCAAACCGTCTGCCGAAACTATTGTAATCTTATCAGCAGTAGCTACCACACTTTCGTCCAAGTACACAGCCACTCCACCTGCTCTATAGTTATCATTACaatttgtgaaacatttataaccTCTTATTTGATACAAGTTAGATTCATCACTGTAAATCCAGGTTTCTGTTAATATTATGCAAGTAGGTTTTATAGTACACTTATTCACAAAAATGGAGAATAGTTCAAAATTTTCACGCAAACTTCTAATGTTTTGAATCAAGCATGAAATTATGCTATTATTATGAGTCATTCATAATGGAAAAATAGGAGTTCGACAATATGAGATCAGataaattaatgtaaataaattcactgttattcattaattaatacaCTTGATTCATCATTACCTGCATCAGTTAGATTGACGGATTCATCACTTACACCACGCTGTTTGCTTTTCGTTGTTTCCAGTTTATCTAGGTCATCAACTGTCTCAAGAGATATTACCGGTTTTCCATCACTTTTCCTCATGAGAATCTTTCCATTTCGTATCCATAGGTATTTGTAcgctttttcagtttttgcaaCTTTCGCCAGGGCTAACACTTTTCTTCTTTCTGGAGCGAGGCTCTCGTTCACGTATAGGGGAATGTCGGAAGGAAGATTTAAGTGACGGGTCGAAAAATCTCTCTTCACTCGGCGCCTTCGTAGAATTTCCTCTTTGTCAATTCTCCTTGTGAGTTTGATAATAATCGGCGGAGTTTTTTTTTGATCGCGCGTTGGGAGGCGGTGACAATTGTCAATTTGCATATCCGTAAGCTCATGTCCTAACGCCTTGCTCACAGATTTCACTACACCGATCAAGTCCTCGTTCTTTTCCTGTGGATAGTTGTGTAGCTCGAGGCAGTTGGAGCGCGTATACTGCTGGAGATCGGATACAGCTCGTTGTAGGTtatgattttgttttttcaggaTATTGATTTCTAACGCCTGagaatcaattttttcaaggcATAGTGCAAGCTGCTTCTCCTGTTTTTCAAACTTATGAAGGATATCTGCCACGTCTTCATGACACGAATCTATGGATTTTCCCAAATCTAGTTCCATTCGTCGGATGTCTGCTCGTACTTCGCTAATCATCTGGACCACTTGTTTCAGCGAGATGTCGTCCGAAGACATGGAAGTCTCGAAAGCGATactccttctcttctctctgGTACAGGATTCACACCTCCATGTCTTTTTGTTGTCGGTTATATACTTGAGGTCGCCCGTTTTCAAACCGACACAGTTGCCGTGAAATTTGTTGTTGCAGTCGCAACAGGTGACTGCATCGTTGCTCGATCTCACAGATTTACTGCACGTGTGGCACGACATTACACTAAACTTGGATATTTAACTGAATACTTTCACTAAATTCAACGTTGAAACAAACAGAATAAAAGTTGTTCGGAATGGAAGGAAGCGATAACGATAAGAGAGCTCGGAACAGACACAACCTTCTCGCTCGATTGCTAATCGTCTACTCATCTAtattataattagttataaataaaagcttttttatgtatttttgaaactctgtttcaagtttttgaaaaataaaagctTCAAGTATTTTTGCATTAATGTGAAAGAATGTGATAGAAGGAgctaaattaaataaaagctttTAATGcataatacataataaaagcttTATAGCTTCAAAGCTTTAAAGCTATACATAataatgcaaaaattaaataaaagctttTAATGcataatacataataaaagcttTATAGCTTCAAAGCTTTAAAGCTATACATAATAATGCTTATAGCTTTAAAGCTtttatacataataaaagcttttttatgtatttttgaaactctgtttcaagtttttgaaaaataaaagctTCAAGTATTTTTGCATTAATGTGAAAGAATGTGATAGAAGgagataaatgaaataaaagctTTTAATgtataatacataataaaagcttTATAGCTTTGAAGCTATAAATAATAAAGCTTATAGCTTTAAAGCTtttatacataataaaagcttttttatgtatttttgaaactctgtttcaagtttttgaaaaataaaagctTCAAGTATTTTTGCATTAATGTGAAAGAATGTGATAGAAGGAgctaaattaaataaaagcttttaatgtataatacataataaaagcttTATAGCTTCAAAGCTTTAAAGCTATACATAATAATGCTTATAGCTTTAAAGCTtttatacataataaaagcttttttatgtatttttgaaactctgtttcaagtttttgaaaaataaaagctTCAAGTATTTTTACATTAATGTGAAAGAATGTGACTCTGCTCACTGAATTCAAATAACTTTATTTAGTTATATACAtttcactagccgtcaggctcgcttcactcgccatatccgtctagccagggggctccgccccctggacccccgactggatcgtccaaaaatgagaaaagcgggctcgcttcgctcgcctgcatttttcaagaTAATGAGAAAgctaataatctagaaaaacgttgaaaaacgCCAGTTTTGAGCATATATCATAGGCGAAATATTGTAGGCCTCTCAATTTGTAGaactcagcggaacctctgtaccgaatttgaacgttttatgtcaatttgatctcgaaaatttgagaaaacgtagaaaaacgctggtaaaaacacctgttactatatcggcatATCTTTgacgaacaaaattcttccacctcagctacacctttgtactgatttttttaaaaatttatttccatcaattattgaaaaaggtgagaaaacgcagaaaagctgagaaaaacgttgattttgggcgtatatttgatgaaatattaaagtcacctcatcacaaaatttttagaccctagctaaacctctgtaccaaatttgaacattttctgtctattacttgatgaaagaactgagaaaacgcaaaacaccgctaattttgggcgtatctttggcgttatttcaaattccttctaacacaacattattacaccctagcttatgtactaaatttgaacattttctgttcatttgttctcgataaagccgAGAAAActctaaaaaacgctggaaaaacgcagattttgggcgtatgtttggaaatttttccaaatccgttcttcgtgctcctctaaagggccaactgaacatacctaccaaatttgaacgtttttggtccggtagatttttagttctgcgagtgagtgagtgagtcagtcagtcagtgagtgagtgccatttcgcttttatatatatgtagataatacacaaatcaaaatttatttatttacatttcataatatacaaatcaaataaaGGACCAACAGAcctagcccaaaacttttcactttccgaattttgataggaAGTTTATAGGTTACTtcagaattcaaaatttacGTATATGACTCTGAACATTGAGTTCAAATCTCTTATCCAAGCTATTCAAGTTAAAAGTGTATGATTCCGCTCACTGATTTCAAATAACTTATTCTAACTCATTGATACAGCATAAGAAAATAGAActttgaaatgtatttatttcttTAAGAAATTACAGCGCTACTGTAACTCAAATCAACGaaacttataatttattttggaaCAGTTGGAGAAGTTGTAGTTTTTCATTCTGTTCCAATAATCAAGGTTCATTCAATCGAATATAGGTTTGATGAGACCCGTATCGGTAAAAGTTTGAATGTAGTCTACGTAAATAATATGGTTATCCATAGTACGGTATTTGTAAGATGAGGATTTTGTAGTGTGATGTTTTGATATAGTACAGTAGCGAAGTGCGCTGTTAAAAGAGGTGGAAATGAGATGCGCATCGTATTAGGGGATAACTAGCAGACCACTCAAGACGGTCATGTTGCTCTCACATCCACTTGCCAAACAAATGAGTTGCATACTGCTCTGTGTAGTCAGTCCAGATGTGCTTTATAGGTCACAACATTTCTATCTTACTAACAGATAAAGTGTAGATGAAAGAAACACACAAAAAAGACGTgaataatgtattgaaatcattgTATAAGTTTATTGAATTAGTATTACTGAAATTGACCCACAACTTACAGTACTCTTATCAGAAAATCCCTAATGTGTGAAAActcatttgaaattaaattgaaaggTGACAAAATCATACTTTAAGTTAGTAATCTGTCAATTGGTGAAGTTAGTAGTCATTGGACTTGAGAAATCCTTCCAAGGTCCTTTTTCTTCAGCATCTGTTTCTACTTGTAATTGCACTATATTCAGTAGACTTCATAAGAAGTCAGTAGAGTGCCTAGCTTATCGAATGTCAGTTATAAGTCACTCATCGAATGTAGCTTGAAGTGGGTACCTGTTAGACACATCTCGCAATGAATTCTCTCCTACATGGGACAATCATACCCAGTCAATATAGAAAGTAAATtcgaattattttcaattctattcaaatctatcaatttcaataagcttgaaaattatttcaacatgTTTTATTGATGTTACTACAATATGATTACAATAGTCTTCAACACGTTAGTACTAAGCATCTTATTAATAGTCCAGTGTTCATTGAACAAATTGTGTTGTTTGGAATTAATATTGTATGCTATTATCGAgaaggtaggcctacctagtGAGCTATAAAAAAAGATTTTCTCACTCTATTATTGTAATTTCAATTACTAGTAcatgcaattttttattgcacCACACATTCTAATCTTGGTTTCCCCAAGGAGCCGTCCATCTTTGTGTAACGTATTTAGTGTCAGCCTCATCCTAAAACCGAATTCCATCGTGCTTTATTAATTAACTGACGTGAAATATTGTGGCTGCTTCTAATACGCCGGGACCGTTGGGAGAAGCCACTGTCACCCCCCCCCACTCCCTCACGCCTGCTCTATCAGATTACTAATTAAATTTCCTAACGAGTATATACGGTCTCGCTTGGATGTGGGACTAAAAGAGGTTTAGTGTGGCTTGAAAATTGTAAATTGCGAACAAGCTGCCTCCGGAACCATGAAAAGTTTCGGTTGTAACTTTCAATTGTTCCTTATTCTCGTTGGAAATCTGTAACAGTTTTCGTTGTAACAATCTGTTACAACTTTGTCTCGCAATAGATGTATTGTATTGGATGCTCACATTGATAGTGACGAAGAttaaaaattcttcattttaaagttttcaaactTACTTCTTTCCTTGTGGAAACAATATGTGGCAATTTATCTCTATCTCCATGGGTATTTCTGTATTGTAAATTGTTTTATAGAAATCGATTGCAATCAGAAGTTGAATTGCACTCTTGAATGTTATATTTTCAGACGTTTTAAATTTAGGTATTCGTTCAACTGTAACCCTAGGAACCCTCCTTTCAAAAAtagtattttatattaatatccgcattcacaatattcatcaataattataagtTACAAGTTATGAAGGAAGTTGTTTTTGAACAGTTAACTTTTAGAACCTATACATCACaacacaaaataaacattagCTCATATTATACAAGTGTATTGGAGCTGACTAACAGATACAGAGTATTTCCATTGGGTTCAGTAAGGGACTATACCAGTGCCGAGTGCCGAGTGCTGAGTGTTGTAATGCGGAGAATACAGAATACACCAGCTAATCAATAAGATACCGTCAGTACACGAAAGCACATTGCAGCATGCAGTATACATTGGCCACATCCAAGTAAAGTAATAAAATTCCGATTGCAACATTTTCAACC
Coding sequences:
- the LOC120352170 gene encoding uncharacterized protein LOC120352170, producing the protein MSCHTCSKSVRSSNDAVTCCDCNNKFHGNCVGLKTGDLKYITDNKKTWRCESCTREKRRSIAFETSMSSDDISLKQVVQMISEVRADIRRMELDLGKSIDSCHEDVADILHKFEKQEKQLALCLEKIDSQALEINILKKQNHNLQRAVSDLQQYTRSNCLELHNYPQEKNEDLIGVVKSVSKALGHELTDMQIDNCHRLPTRDQKKTPPIIIKLTRRIDKEEILRRRRVKRDFSTRHLNLPSDIPLYVNESLAPERRKVLALAKVAKTEKAYKYLWIRNGKILMRKSDGKPVISLETVDDLDKLETTKSKQRGVSDESVNLTDAGNDESSVLINE